Proteins encoded together in one Candidatus Scalindua japonica window:
- the trkA gene encoding Trk system potassium transporter TrkA, giving the protein MKILIIGAGAVGFSIAKQLSTEGHDISVVDGNPKLTRKIAEKLDVSIIAGNATSPSVLESAGVQEADMVLAVTTSDEVNIVACILASKYSNNGKKIKIARIRNSEFTGSKSIFKNNGFCVDHMINPELIIVETILKILETPGATFAVDFPIGDVVLRGFHVPEDAPLVGLNFSELEDIEYTDSFLIVYIQRNDEMITPSHSTTIMPDDNIFVLISKTGLPYFLPMVNRRADEVEKIIIYKASRTGMLLAERLENSPIAVTIIEPEKDRAVMAAASLRNAVVLHGDATEIDVLKDAAVEITDIFIALSENEQTNLLTSLLAKKNGTKKTIVLTNEPELVHIINQVDVDVVVNPRLVTANEILQHVRRGQILSIAKLGDSEAEAIELIAEEGSEVVKKPLQKIRFPKNTILGAIVRNNTMLLPKGIEAINPGESVVVFTLPDDIERVQALFSKKK; this is encoded by the coding sequence ATGAAAATCCTCATAATTGGGGCAGGTGCAGTAGGGTTTAGTATCGCGAAACAGTTATCAACAGAAGGGCATGACATATCAGTGGTAGATGGGAACCCAAAATTAACCAGAAAGATTGCTGAAAAACTGGATGTTTCAATAATTGCCGGTAACGCCACTTCTCCCAGCGTGTTAGAGTCTGCCGGTGTACAGGAAGCAGATATGGTATTAGCCGTAACCACCAGTGATGAAGTGAATATTGTTGCATGCATTCTGGCCAGTAAATACAGTAATAACGGTAAGAAAATCAAGATTGCCAGGATTCGAAACAGCGAATTTACCGGCAGTAAGTCAATATTTAAGAATAATGGGTTCTGTGTTGATCATATGATAAATCCGGAGCTCATTATTGTTGAAACGATTCTTAAAATCCTTGAGACACCCGGAGCGACATTTGCCGTTGATTTTCCGATAGGTGATGTTGTACTAAGAGGTTTTCATGTACCTGAGGATGCACCGCTTGTAGGTCTGAATTTCTCAGAACTGGAAGACATTGAATATACGGATTCATTCTTAATCGTATATATTCAACGTAATGATGAGATGATTACGCCGTCTCACAGTACTACAATAATGCCAGATGACAATATTTTTGTACTTATATCCAAGACCGGATTACCATATTTTCTACCAATGGTTAACAGAAGAGCAGATGAGGTGGAAAAGATAATTATATATAAGGCGAGTCGCACGGGTATGCTGCTTGCGGAGAGACTTGAAAACAGTCCGATTGCTGTCACAATAATTGAACCTGAAAAGGATAGGGCGGTAATGGCGGCGGCGTCTTTAAGGAACGCAGTGGTATTACATGGTGATGCTACTGAAATTGATGTACTTAAAGATGCAGCTGTCGAGATTACGGATATATTTATTGCCCTTTCCGAGAATGAACAGACCAACCTGCTCACATCTCTGCTGGCAAAAAAGAATGGAACTAAGAAGACTATTGTACTTACCAATGAACCGGAATTGGTACATATAATCAACCAGGTTGATGTTGACGTAGTTGTTAATCCAAGGCTGGTTACTGCGAACGAGATACTTCAACATGTAAGGAGAGGACAGATACTGTCGATTGCCAAACTAGGTGACAGCGAGGCGGAAGCGATAGAACTGATTGCCGAAGAGGGTTCTGAAGTAGTAAAGAAACCTCTACAGAAGATTCGATTTCCTAAAAATACAATCCTTGGCGCTATTGTAAGAAATAATACAATGCTTCTTCCAAAGGGTATTGAAGCAATCAATCCGGGTGAAAGTGTTGTTGTGTTCACCCTGCCTGACGATATTGAAAGGGTACAGGCGTTA